Proteins encoded within one genomic window of Macrotis lagotis isolate mMagLag1 chromosome 3, bilby.v1.9.chrom.fasta, whole genome shotgun sequence:
- the LOC141516775 gene encoding olfactory receptor 5G9-like: MANENYTRVTEFIFVGLRYHPKLQVILFLLVLLFYLINMTGNLGMIILIRVDARLHTPMYFFLSHLSFVDMSFSSTVAPKMLRDFFEERKTISFLGCVLQQWFFGLFVTIECFLLASMAYDHYVAICNPLLYSISMSQKHCNQLVAIPYAAGFIDTMIHSTVAFRLPFCGPNVINHFFCDVFPLFPLICADTSINKLLVFVIAGIVGVFSGLIILVSYIYILSAILRIHSAEGRQKAFSTCSSHLTAVTILYGTLFFVYVRPNTSFSMDTNKLVSVFYTSVTPMLNPLIYSLRNKEVKDAIHRTITKRKFCIRR; encoded by the coding sequence ATGGCCAATGAAAACTACACCAGAGTCACTGAATTCATTTTTGTGGGCTTGAGGTACCATCCAAAGCTGCAGGTCATCCTCTTCCTTCTTGTTCTACTTTTTTATCTCATTAACATGACAGGGAACCTGGGAATGATCATCCTCATACGAGTGGATGCCCGTCTTCACACCcccatgtattttttcctcagtCACCTCTCTTTTGTGGACATGAGCTTCTCTTCCACAGTGGCTCCCAAAATGCTTAGAGACTTCTTTGAGGAGAGAAAAACCATCTCTTTCCTAGGTTGTGTCTTACAGCAATGGTTCTTTGGACTTTTTGTGACCATTGAATGCTTCCTCTTGGCATCCATGGCCTATGACCACTATGTTGCAATCTGTAACCCCCTGCTTTACTCCATTTCAATGTCCCAGAAGCACTGCAATCAACTGGTGGCTATCCCCTATGCTGCTGGCTTCATAGATACCATGATTCACTCCACTGTTGCTTTTCGTCTCCCCTTCTGTGGCCCAAATGTCATCAATCATTTCTTCTGTGatgtctttccccttttccctctcaTATGTGCTGATACCAGTATCAATAAATTATTAGTTTTCGTTATTGCTGGGATTGTTGGTGTCTTCAGCGGCCTGATCATCCTTGTCTCCTATATATACATCCTTTCAGCTATCCTGAGGATCCACTCTgcagaaggaagacagaaagccTTCTCTACCTGCTCTTCTCATCTCACTGCTGTCACCATCTTATATGGGACCCTTTTCTTTGTCTATGTGAGACCCAACACAAGTTTCTCCATGGATACCAATAAACTTGTCTCTGTGTTTTATACTTCCGTGACCCCCATGTTGAATCCCCTCATCTATAGCCTAAGGAATAAAGAAGTCAAAGATGCCATCCATAGGACCATAACTAAAAGGAAGTTTTGCATCAGGAGATGA